From Salvia splendens isolate huo1 chromosome 3, SspV2, whole genome shotgun sequence, a single genomic window includes:
- the LOC121797208 gene encoding SWR1 complex subunit 2 isoform X1 — protein sequence MDAGKAEAQQHVFLNRASRASRGKRMTQLLDDEVEEDELFWNQDALKEDEVDEEYAEEGEVADVFDSDFDEDEPEADDEGENEPDERTRKKKKLTYPGNPSTKKKKKKKDNTPSKVESAPNDENNLEESTPSEHHDAPDEAEVEKSVRKSTRTSVIIRQAERDAIRAALQATMKPIKRKSAGEEKKITQEEMLLEAAQTEIMNVRNLEKVLAREEEVKKRAIVHKAVYSGPQIRFLSKNGLSYLTFMNGSSFDSGVSTKSTPYSEKAVCAVTGVPAIYRDPKTGLPYATKEAFKIIRERFAQESSCKKKDSTMGILSDATYEPGFTQKRKRSVIPQDSETSYFRQFARFRRIPAVEIEDSD from the exons ATGGACGCCGGAAAAGCAGAGGCGCAGCAACATGTGTTTCTCAATCGCGCCAGTCGAGCCAGCAGGGGCAAACG GATGACACAGCTGCTTGATGATGAGGTTGAGGAAGATGAGCTCTTCTGGAATCAAGATGCTCTCAAAGAG GACGAGGTTGATGAAGAGTATGCGGAAGAAGGAGAAGTTGCTGATGTTTTTGACAGTGACTTCGATGAAGat GAGCCTGAGGCAGATGATGAAGGAGAAAATGAACCTGATGAGAG gacaaggaaaaaaaagaaactaacaTACCCTGGAAATCCATCgacaaagaagaagaaaaagaagaaagacaaCACACCTTCTAAGGTAGAAAGTGCTCCGAATGATGAGAATAATCTAGAGGAATCAACTCCTTCAGAACATCATGATGCCCCTGATGAAGCTGAGGTTGAAAAATCAGTCAGAAAATCAACTAGAACTTCTGTAATCATCAGGCAAGCCGAAAGGGATGCAATTCGTGCAGCTTTGCAAGCTACGATGAAG CCTATTAAAAGAAAAAGTGCCGGGGAGGAGAAGAAAATTACACAAGAAGAGATGCTTCTGGAAGCAGCTCAAACAG AAATTATGAACGTGAGAAACCTGGAAAAGGTGTTAGCAAGAGAAGAAGAAGTTAAAAAAAGAGCTATTGTGCACAAAGCAGTTTACAGTGGTCCGCAGATACGATTTCTTTCTAAAAATG GCCTTTCATATCTAACCTTCATGAATGGATCATCGTTTGATTCAGGGGTCTCAACCAAATCCACTCCAT ATTCAGAGAAGGCAGTTTGTGCGGTTACAGGGGTTCCAGCAAT TTATCGTGATCCAAAGACTGGTTTACCTTATGCAACAAAAGAAGCATTCAAGATCATTCGTGAAAG GTTTGCTCAAGAGAGTAGCTGCAAGAAGAAGGATAGCACTATGGGGATCTTGTCTGATGCTACTTACGAACCTGGATTCactcaaaagagaaagagatCGGTGATTCCACAGGACAGTGAGACATCCTACTTTCGGCAGTTTGCTCGTTTCCGCAGGATTCCTGCTGTTGAAATAGAAGACTCAGATTAG
- the LOC121797208 gene encoding SWR1 complex subunit 2 isoform X2: MDAGKAEAQQHVFLNRASRASRGKRMTQLLDDEVEEDELFWNQDALKEDEVDEEYAEEGEVADVFDSDFDEDEPEADDEGENEPDERTRKKKKLTYPGNPSTKKKKKKKDNTPSKVESAPNDENNLEESTPSEHHDAPDEAEVEKSVRKSTRTSVIIRQAERDAIRAALQATMKPIKRKSAGEEKKITQEEMLLEAAQTEIMNVRNLEKVLAREEEVKKRAIVHKAVYSGPQIRFLSKNGLSYLTFMNGSSFDSGVSTKSTPSDYFFHIPSHICACLTLEFCYIGLQISLIPIQVCIFAID, from the exons ATGGACGCCGGAAAAGCAGAGGCGCAGCAACATGTGTTTCTCAATCGCGCCAGTCGAGCCAGCAGGGGCAAACG GATGACACAGCTGCTTGATGATGAGGTTGAGGAAGATGAGCTCTTCTGGAATCAAGATGCTCTCAAAGAG GACGAGGTTGATGAAGAGTATGCGGAAGAAGGAGAAGTTGCTGATGTTTTTGACAGTGACTTCGATGAAGat GAGCCTGAGGCAGATGATGAAGGAGAAAATGAACCTGATGAGAG gacaaggaaaaaaaagaaactaacaTACCCTGGAAATCCATCgacaaagaagaagaaaaagaagaaagacaaCACACCTTCTAAGGTAGAAAGTGCTCCGAATGATGAGAATAATCTAGAGGAATCAACTCCTTCAGAACATCATGATGCCCCTGATGAAGCTGAGGTTGAAAAATCAGTCAGAAAATCAACTAGAACTTCTGTAATCATCAGGCAAGCCGAAAGGGATGCAATTCGTGCAGCTTTGCAAGCTACGATGAAG CCTATTAAAAGAAAAAGTGCCGGGGAGGAGAAGAAAATTACACAAGAAGAGATGCTTCTGGAAGCAGCTCAAACAG AAATTATGAACGTGAGAAACCTGGAAAAGGTGTTAGCAAGAGAAGAAGAAGTTAAAAAAAGAGCTATTGTGCACAAAGCAGTTTACAGTGGTCCGCAGATACGATTTCTTTCTAAAAATG GCCTTTCATATCTAACCTTCATGAATGGATCATCGTTTGATTCAGGGGTCTCAACCAAATCCACTCCAT CTGATTATTTCTTCCACATTCCTAGCCACATCTGTGCATGCTTGACTCTTGAGTTTTGCTACATAGGGTTACAGATCAGCTTGATACCAATTCAAGTCTGCATTTTTGCTATCGACTGA